The genomic DNA CGGCGAAGCCCGCCGCCCGGTGCTCGGTGTGCAGGGCCGTGCCGAGGACGGCCACCACCGCGCCGGTCTCCGCGTCGAGCACCGGCCCGCCGGCCGCTCCGCCGCCGAGACGCAGCGCGTCGACGCCCGCCGTGCCGATCGCCAACTCCATTGCGCCGTCGAGGAGATGGCAGCGGTCCGTCGCCGTGTACGTCACGGCGGTCGTGCCGAGCACCCGCGCCTCGCGCCAGCCGCCCGCGACGAGCCGCACATACGAGCCGACCCCGACGCGGTCCCGCACGATGACGGGGAGCGGCGCCAGGGCGAGGCCCTCCGTGCGTACGATCGCCAGGCCCAGGTCGGGCAACGGGGTGACCGCGCCGGCCGTCACCACGCAGCTGCGGTCGCCCGGCGCGTGCAGGACCAGCCGGGACAGGCCGTCGACCGCCTCGTGGCTGGTGAGTACCGTGCCGTGGTGGTCGGCGGCGAAGCCCGTGCCCCGCGGCCGCCCGGCCGGATCACAGAACCGCACCAGCGCGGCAGCCGTCGCGTCCTGCCCTTCCCGGCCGGCCGGCGCGCCCTCCGCCGCGTCTCGCCCTCCCCGGCCGTCGTCCCGTGTCCGACGGCCCCGTTCCGCCATACTCGAACCTCCCCGCCGTGCGCCTGACTTCGACGTTAGGCGCGGGGTGATCAGCGGGAAAGATCGCGCATCGAACGCGCCCCCTTCCGCTCCGTCGGTTCACTCCGAGCGCCTGCCCGAAGGGGTGAATAGCCGAGTGCGGATGGATACACCTCTGTGAGGGGGAGCCGAGGGGGGACCGTGGAGCGGCGGCCAGGACGAACGTCCCCGTGATCGCCGCTCCACGGCCGAAGAAAGCGAGTGCACGCCGGCCGAGGCCACGGCAGCCGGTCGGCCCGCGCGCCTCAGCCGAACACGGCCAGGCTCTTCGCCTTGCCCTTCTGCTCCTCCACCAGGGCCAGGAAGCGGCCCGCGGGGTCGACGACCGCCACCGCGCCGCGGCCCGCGTACTCCTCGGGCATCTCCAGGCGTACGCCGTTGAGCAGCAGCCTGGCCCGCTTCGTGTCCACGTCCCAGCGGGGGAACGCGGCGGCGGCCGCTTCGGCGATGGGCATCACGGTCAGCTCCTCCTGGAGCTGGTCGAGGGTGCGCGCGGCATCGAGCTTGTACGGTCCGACGCGCGTCCGGCGCAGCGCCGTCAGATGTCCGCCGACGCCCAGGTCCGCGCCCAGGTCCCGGGCCAGCGCCCGGATGTACGTGCCGGACGAGCACACCACCGACACCACCAGGTCGAGCACCGGTGTGCCGTCCTCGGCGACCGCGTCACGCACGTCGTACACCGCGAACGACGAGACGGTCACCGGGCGGGCCGGGATCTCGAAGTCCTCGCCCTCGCGCGCCCGCTTGTAGGACCGCACGCCGTCGATCTTGATCGCGCTGACCTTGGACGGCACCTGCATGATGGCGCCGCTGAGCTTGGCGACCCCCG from Streptomyces avermitilis MA-4680 = NBRC 14893 includes the following:
- the truB gene encoding tRNA pseudouridine(55) synthase TruB, which codes for MTEKHRTPDGLVIVDKPSGFTSHDVVAKMRGIARTRRVGHAGTLDPMATGVLVLGVEKATKLLGHLALTEKEYLGTIRLGQNTLTDDAEGEIISSTDASRVTRDAIDAGVAKLSGAIMQVPSKVSAIKIDGVRSYKRAREGEDFEIPARPVTVSSFAVYDVRDAVAEDGTPVLDLVVSVVCSSGTYIRALARDLGADLGVGGHLTALRRTRVGPYKLDAARTLDQLQEELTVMPIAEAAAAAFPRWDVDTKRARLLLNGVRLEMPEEYAGRGAVAVVDPAGRFLALVEEQKGKAKSLAVFG